A window of the Deinococcus gobiensis I-0 genome harbors these coding sequences:
- a CDS encoding electron transfer flavoprotein subunit beta/FixA family protein: MNILTLVRQVPDAEARVKVAGQAVDLDGTTLVIDGMDEYGVEEALRLRENGAGVEQIIALAVGPQRNEDALRTALAMGVDRAIHVETTEKVDAVSLSRVVAQVAQAENATLILVGGQEADWDSQALGAATAERLGWPQLTWTNELKVEGEAITGRHDVDEGNESFRAPLPAVVTTQQGLNEPRYPTLPNIMKAKKKELRKDSLETYGVQPRVRTVNAEIQTRARLNRMIDGKDPQAAAEQLLELLRSEAKVLA; the protein is encoded by the coding sequence ATGAACATTCTGACCCTCGTCCGGCAGGTTCCGGACGCCGAAGCGCGCGTGAAGGTGGCCGGACAGGCCGTGGACCTCGACGGCACCACCCTGGTCATCGACGGCATGGACGAATACGGTGTGGAAGAGGCCCTGCGCCTGCGCGAGAACGGCGCGGGCGTCGAGCAGATCATCGCGCTGGCCGTCGGCCCGCAGCGCAACGAGGACGCCCTGCGCACCGCCCTGGCGATGGGCGTGGACCGCGCCATTCACGTCGAGACGACCGAGAAGGTGGATGCCGTGAGCCTGAGCCGCGTGGTCGCGCAGGTCGCTCAGGCCGAAAACGCCACGCTGATCCTGGTCGGCGGGCAGGAAGCCGACTGGGACTCGCAGGCGCTGGGCGCGGCGACGGCCGAGCGCCTGGGCTGGCCGCAGCTCACCTGGACCAATGAGCTGAAGGTCGAGGGCGAGGCCATCACCGGCCGCCACGACGTGGACGAGGGCAACGAGAGCTTCCGCGCGCCGCTGCCCGCCGTCGTGACCACGCAGCAGGGCCTGAACGAGCCGCGCTACCCCACGCTGCCCAACATCATGAAGGCCAAGAAGAAGGAGCTGCGCAAGGACAGCCTGGAGACCTACGGCGTGCAGCCGCGCGTGCGCACGGTGAACGCCGAGATCCAGACCCGCGCGCGCCTGAACCGCATGATCGACGGCAAAGACCCCCAGGCCGCCGCCGAGCAGCTGCTCGAACTGCTGCGCAGCGAAGCCAAGGTCCTGGCGTAA
- a CDS encoding carboxymuconolactone decarboxylase family protein, with product MSDSPESIPGPARPSARQAVFGAQEDRILARLAALDPDLMAYVRDFAYDTVYERPGLDLKTRELMACALLTSLGSPPELRTHLRGALRAGATEQEVREALLFCVPYLGFPRVVAAFEQLRALLETKESPRPQGQGEAGSGAQ from the coding sequence ATGAGCGACTCTCCCGAATCCATCCCGGGGCCGGCGCGGCCCAGCGCGCGGCAGGCCGTCTTCGGCGCGCAGGAAGACCGTATCCTGGCCCGGCTCGCGGCGCTGGACCCCGACCTGATGGCCTATGTGCGCGACTTCGCCTACGACACCGTGTACGAGCGTCCCGGCCTTGATCTCAAGACCCGGGAACTGATGGCCTGTGCGCTGCTGACCTCGCTGGGCAGCCCGCCCGAACTGCGCACCCACCTGCGCGGCGCGCTGCGGGCCGGGGCGACCGAGCAGGAGGTCCGGGAAGCGCTGCTCTTCTGCGTGCCCTACCTGGGCTTTCCGCGCGTCGTGGCGGCCTTCGAGCAGCTCCGCGCGCTGCTGGAAACGAAAGAGTCCCCCCGCCCGCAGGGGCAGGGGGAAGCTGGAAGCGGGGCTCAGTAG
- a CDS encoding hydroxyacid-oxoacid transhydrogenase: MTDGAAHESMFTIEATPVKFGAGAAHDAGWEMRRLGGQRVFVVVDPEVLARGVARPVLDSLAAAGLDTVLYSEVETEPGLAALERAVAAAREARPDAFVAIGGGSAIDTAKVANLLYTHGGDIMDYVNPPVGRGLKPPSPLRPLLAVPTTAGSGSEATTVAILDLPDLKIKTGISHRALRPAQALVDPELSRAAPGAVIASAGLDVVCHAAESFLSRPYTSRPRPTSPDERPPYQGSNPVADLWSAQALRYGGQYLRRAVASGDDTEARGLMMLSATMAGVGFGSAGVHIPHACAYPLAGLRHTYRDPGYPGDKNFVPHGFSVIVTAPAAFRFTFDADPAKHLQAATCLTGRSYAPDDRDALPRALLELMRDVGAPSGVAALGYGEPDIPALIDGALKQQRLLAVAPKQPSRDDLERIFRESLHNW; the protein is encoded by the coding sequence ATGACCGACGGCGCAGCGCACGAATCCATGTTCACCATCGAGGCCACGCCCGTGAAGTTCGGCGCGGGCGCGGCGCACGACGCCGGCTGGGAGATGAGGCGGCTGGGCGGCCAGCGAGTCTTCGTGGTGGTGGACCCGGAAGTCCTGGCGCGGGGCGTGGCACGACCCGTCCTCGACTCGCTGGCGGCGGCGGGACTCGACACCGTCCTGTACAGCGAGGTCGAGACCGAACCGGGCCTCGCGGCCCTGGAACGGGCCGTCGCGGCGGCGCGGGAGGCCCGGCCCGACGCCTTCGTGGCGATCGGGGGCGGCAGCGCCATCGACACGGCGAAGGTGGCGAACCTGCTCTACACCCACGGCGGCGACATCATGGACTACGTGAACCCCCCGGTCGGGCGCGGCCTCAAGCCTCCCTCGCCGCTGCGGCCCCTGCTCGCGGTGCCGACCACGGCGGGCAGCGGGTCGGAGGCGACCACCGTGGCGATCCTCGACCTGCCGGACCTCAAGATCAAGACCGGCATCAGCCACCGCGCCCTGCGCCCGGCACAGGCCCTCGTCGATCCCGAACTGTCGCGCGCCGCGCCGGGCGCGGTGATCGCCTCGGCGGGGCTGGACGTGGTGTGCCACGCCGCCGAGAGCTTCCTGAGCCGCCCCTACACCTCCCGCCCCCGCCCCACCAGCCCGGACGAGCGCCCGCCCTATCAGGGCAGCAACCCGGTCGCGGACCTGTGGTCGGCGCAGGCGCTGCGTTACGGCGGACAGTACCTGCGCCGCGCGGTCGCCAGCGGCGACGACACCGAGGCGCGCGGCCTGATGATGCTCAGCGCGACGATGGCGGGGGTGGGCTTCGGGTCGGCGGGCGTGCACATCCCGCACGCCTGCGCCTACCCGCTCGCCGGCCTGCGACACACGTACCGCGACCCTGGCTACCCGGGCGACAAGAACTTCGTGCCCCACGGCTTCAGCGTCATCGTGACCGCGCCGGCCGCCTTCCGCTTCACCTTCGACGCCGACCCCGCCAAACACCTTCAGGCGGCCACCTGTCTGACCGGCCGGAGCTACGCGCCGGACGACCGCGACGCGCTGCCCCGCGCCCTGCTGGAGCTGATGCGCGATGTCGGCGCGCCCAGCGGCGTGGCGGCCCTGGGCTACGGCGAACCGGACATCCCGGCCCTGATCGACGGCGCCCTCAAGCAGCAGCGGCTGCTGGCCGTGGCCCCGAAACAGCCCAGCCGGGACGACCTGGAGCGCATCTTCCGCGAGTCGCTGCACAACTGGTGA
- a CDS encoding OmpH family outer membrane protein, protein MKRFLILLPLALLLTVPHAQQSRSRVGFVNVQQLVAGMSGSAAYLSLRKNVDADLGKREQTIQTLAAKATRTRAAADRAALQKAQQDFANVQKGYATRLSAAFKPLSSKLDGAIASVAKSSGFGVVLDQQVAARSKLVVYANSSATDLTPAVLKALKK, encoded by the coding sequence ATGAAACGCTTTCTGATCCTTCTTCCCCTGGCCCTGCTGCTCACCGTGCCGCACGCCCAGCAGTCGCGCAGCCGCGTGGGCTTCGTCAACGTGCAGCAGCTCGTGGCGGGCATGTCCGGCAGCGCCGCCTACCTCTCGCTGCGCAAGAACGTGGACGCCGACCTGGGCAAGCGCGAGCAGACCATCCAGACGCTGGCCGCCAAGGCCACCCGCACCCGCGCGGCCGCCGACCGCGCCGCCCTGCAAAAGGCGCAGCAGGACTTCGCCAACGTGCAGAAGGGCTACGCCACCCGGCTCTCGGCCGCCTTCAAGCCGCTGAGCAGCAAGCTCGACGGGGCCATCGCCAGCGTCGCCAAGAGCAGCGGTTTCGGCGTGGTGCTCGACCAGCAGGTCGCCGCCCGCAGCAAACTGGTGGTCTACGCCAACAGCTCGGCCACCGACCTGACCCCGGCGGTGCTCAAGGCGCTCAAGAAGTAA
- a CDS encoding OmpH family outer membrane protein, which translates to MKMTPKALAPLAIAAAFGLGTLAPHAQTTPQKVGFVNVDQLFAAHPNDKDVKALQTKFQGDLGTLDKQIKDIDAKGTAATAADKDKRAQLVTTYNAQLKTYDDQMKAKAGPIETSVDAALSSYAKANGFSVIMDRSIAQQSGLVVYADTATDVTEAVKKNVK; encoded by the coding sequence ATGAAGATGACCCCCAAGGCGCTCGCCCCGCTCGCCATCGCTGCCGCGTTTGGCCTGGGCACCCTGGCCCCGCACGCGCAGACCACCCCCCAGAAGGTGGGCTTCGTGAACGTGGACCAGCTGTTCGCCGCGCACCCGAACGACAAGGACGTCAAGGCCCTTCAGACCAAGTTCCAGGGTGACCTCGGCACGCTCGACAAGCAGATCAAGGACATCGACGCCAAGGGGACGGCCGCCACCGCCGCCGACAAGGACAAGCGCGCGCAGCTTGTGACCACCTACAACGCGCAGCTCAAGACCTACGACGACCAGATGAAGGCCAAGGCCGGCCCCATCGAGACCTCGGTGGACGCCGCGCTGTCGAGCTACGCCAAGGCCAACGGCTTCAGCGTGATCATGGACCGCTCGATCGCCCAGCAGAGCGGCCTGGTGGTCTACGCCGACACCGCCACCGACGTGACCGAAGCCGTCAAGAAGAACGTCAAGTAA
- a CDS encoding CBS domain-containing protein, which produces MLVRDWMTAEPVTITPDTPVMDALKIVKEHHFRRLPVVEGGELVGITTRKDLKDAMPSKATTLSVWELNYLLSKLTVAEIMARPVITAQEDEYMEDAALRMQDHHIGGLPVLDASGRLSGIITTMDILRAFTGILGMKEGGHRLTIDMPDVPGSLERATRAVLPSNIISVASYDTDSASGNRRFVLRVNGDGVRDVRRRVRESGITVLD; this is translated from the coding sequence ATGCTCGTACGCGACTGGATGACCGCCGAGCCGGTCACCATTACCCCGGATACGCCCGTCATGGACGCCCTGAAGATCGTCAAGGAACATCATTTCCGGCGGCTGCCGGTCGTGGAGGGGGGCGAACTCGTCGGCATCACGACCCGCAAGGACCTCAAGGACGCGATGCCCAGCAAGGCGACCACCCTGAGCGTCTGGGAGCTGAACTACCTGCTGAGCAAACTGACGGTGGCCGAGATCATGGCCCGGCCCGTAATCACCGCGCAGGAAGACGAGTATATGGAAGACGCCGCGCTGCGGATGCAGGACCACCACATCGGCGGGCTGCCGGTGCTGGACGCCTCGGGGCGGCTGAGCGGCATCATCACGACCATGGACATCCTGCGGGCCTTCACAGGCATCCTGGGCATGAAGGAGGGCGGCCACCGCCTGACCATCGACATGCCCGACGTGCCCGGCAGCCTGGAGCGCGCCACCCGCGCCGTGCTGCCCAGCAACATCATCAGCGTGGCGAGCTACGACACCGACAGCGCGAGCGGCAACCGGCGCTTCGTGCTGCGCGTGAACGGCGACGGCGTGCGCGACGTGCGGCGACGGGTACGCGAGTCGGGCATCACCGTCCTGGACTGA
- a CDS encoding aminotransferase class V-fold PLP-dependent enzyme, with the protein MTDVAPARPAAPSVPDFTPLNRHRLIAPGPVEVAPDVLAQLARPQMHHRAPEGIEKLMEARAQLAQLLGDPYDAVITTTSGTGAFEGALVSTTPPGAKVVNAQAGKFSERWGEMARRFGYDTQIVARPWGELLDPQEVADAARDAHTLLITHSETSTGALHDLEAIAKAAKAHNPDLIVIADCITSYGVAELRPAAWGVDVIVSGSQKGTATPPGLGFVLFSPEVQTRMIKDTPHGFYLDMTRELAGQKAGNTPQTPAINLIYALSTALERLTAVPLEVLWAEQRRKTDALIAAGTALGAPAWAARTSPAVAVLTPPAPLTGRRVAAQLAAMGQRALPGQAPHEDTVFRVSTMGYADRYDALGIAGILEDAFAALGHRFERGVAVQAAWQALK; encoded by the coding sequence ATGACCGACGTTGCCCCCGCCCGGCCCGCCGCGCCCAGCGTGCCCGACTTCACGCCCCTGAACCGTCACCGCCTGATCGCGCCGGGGCCGGTCGAAGTCGCGCCCGACGTGCTGGCGCAGCTCGCCCGGCCCCAGATGCACCACCGCGCGCCCGAGGGCATCGAGAAGCTGATGGAGGCCCGCGCGCAGCTCGCGCAGCTGCTGGGCGACCCCTACGACGCCGTGATCACCACGACGAGCGGCACCGGGGCCTTCGAGGGCGCGCTGGTGAGCACCACGCCGCCCGGCGCGAAGGTGGTCAACGCCCAGGCGGGCAAGTTCAGCGAGCGCTGGGGCGAGATGGCTCGGCGCTTCGGCTACGACACCCAGATCGTCGCGCGGCCCTGGGGCGAACTGCTCGACCCCCAGGAGGTCGCCGACGCCGCCAGGGACGCCCACACCCTCCTGATCACCCACAGCGAGACGAGCACCGGGGCGCTGCACGACCTGGAGGCCATCGCCAAGGCGGCCAAGGCGCACAACCCCGACCTGATCGTCATCGCCGACTGCATCACCAGCTACGGCGTCGCCGAGCTGCGCCCCGCCGCCTGGGGTGTGGACGTGATCGTCTCGGGCAGCCAGAAGGGCACCGCGACCCCGCCCGGCCTGGGCTTCGTGCTGTTCTCGCCCGAGGTGCAGACCCGCATGATCAAGGACACGCCGCACGGCTTCTACCTCGACATGACGCGCGAACTCGCCGGCCAGAAGGCGGGCAACACCCCGCAGACCCCCGCCATCAACCTCATCTACGCCCTGAGCACCGCCCTGGAGCGCCTGACCGCCGTGCCGCTGGAGGTGCTGTGGGCCGAGCAGCGCCGCAAGACCGACGCCCTGATCGCCGCCGGGACCGCCCTGGGGGCCCCGGCCTGGGCCGCGCGCACCAGCCCCGCCGTCGCCGTGCTGACCCCGCCCGCGCCCCTCACCGGCCGGCGGGTGGCCGCGCAGCTCGCCGCGATGGGCCAGCGCGCCCTGCCCGGACAGGCCCCGCACGAGGACACCGTGTTCCGCGTCTCGACGATGGGCTACGCCGACCGCTACGACGCCCTGGGCATCGCCGGCATCCTGGAAGACGCCTTCGCCGCGCTGGGCCACCGTTTCGAGCGTGGCGTGGCCGTGCAGGCGGCCTGGCAGGCGCTGAAGTAG
- a CDS encoding bleomycin resistance protein, with amino-acid sequence MTDAPALPAGGFNAQVPEFDVFDLPASLDFWCGALGFGVAYARPGFAYLEREGAQVMLQAMSGEWDTGPLEYPLGRGLNVEIGVSSLTPIVEALVGRGWPLFRPVRERWRVTGDRQTGNREFLVQDPNGYLLRFSEALGERPAAKNSP; translated from the coding sequence GTGACCGACGCCCCTGCCCTGCCCGCCGGAGGCTTCAATGCCCAGGTGCCCGAATTCGACGTGTTCGACCTGCCGGCCAGCCTGGACTTCTGGTGCGGGGCGCTGGGTTTCGGCGTGGCCTACGCGCGCCCCGGCTTCGCATATCTGGAACGGGAGGGCGCGCAGGTCATGCTTCAGGCGATGTCGGGCGAGTGGGACACCGGGCCGCTGGAATACCCGCTGGGGCGCGGCCTGAATGTCGAGATCGGCGTGTCCAGCCTGACGCCCATCGTGGAGGCGCTGGTCGGGCGCGGCTGGCCGCTGTTTCGCCCGGTGCGCGAGCGCTGGCGGGTGACGGGCGACCGCCAGACCGGCAACCGCGAGTTTCTGGTGCAGGACCCCAACGGCTACCTGCTGCGCTTTTCCGAGGCTCTGGGCGAGCGCCCGGCCGCCAAGAACAGTCCCTGA
- a CDS encoding WD40 repeat domain-containing protein, producing the protein MKAALSTVLAALLTVASAQVETRIAPDPLLILGVAQDTAPPAPGGAAQPGSPVPAPTSVPATAAAPAPALAGLVAVRGQYSLHVRLLDASTGELRRELWLPSETDLRVPPALSGDGRWLAAALTPDPQTREGRVAILSTVQGGATRGPQPLAPGGWTVRSGGLDGTQSLALSRDGMRLAAGNRNGYAQLWDWQAGKRIATIQSENRSEPAALLFSPDSRLFAPMFRGQIRTRIFDARTGDLKTTLSGVGVGTFSPDSLGFLGSRGRLVSLATGREVTPPAYLSGSAGTLGFSMDGRRVLVRGLATDGLGRDWLELRDASSGRTVGTLTRIADGYPEFLSPDGTSLLGGDGQGGVRILPIAPR; encoded by the coding sequence ATGAAAGCCGCGCTCAGTACCGTTCTGGCCGCCCTGCTGACGGTCGCGTCCGCCCAGGTCGAAACTCGCATCGCGCCCGATCCCCTGCTCATCCTCGGGGTGGCGCAGGACACCGCGCCGCCGGCCCCCGGAGGCGCGGCCCAGCCGGGCAGCCCGGTCCCCGCCCCCACCTCGGTCCCGGCCACAGCGGCGGCCCCCGCTCCGGCCCTGGCCGGGCTGGTCGCCGTGCGCGGGCAGTATTCGCTGCACGTGCGGCTGCTCGATGCCTCGACCGGCGAGCTGCGGCGCGAACTGTGGTTGCCCAGTGAGACCGACCTGCGCGTGCCCCCGGCCCTGAGCGGCGACGGGCGCTGGCTGGCCGCCGCGCTGACCCCGGACCCCCAGACCCGCGAGGGCCGGGTCGCCATCCTCTCGACGGTGCAGGGCGGGGCCACGCGCGGCCCGCAACCGCTGGCCCCGGGCGGCTGGACGGTGCGCTCGGGCGGCCTGGACGGCACGCAGAGCCTCGCCCTGAGCCGCGACGGCATGCGGCTGGCGGCGGGCAACCGCAACGGCTACGCGCAGCTCTGGGACTGGCAGGCGGGCAAGCGCATCGCCACCATCCAGAGCGAGAACCGCAGCGAACCCGCCGCCCTGCTGTTCAGCCCCGACAGCCGCCTGTTCGCGCCGATGTTCCGGGGGCAGATTCGCACCCGGATCTTCGACGCCCGGACCGGCGACCTCAAAACCACCCTGAGCGGGGTGGGGGTGGGCACCTTCTCGCCCGACAGCCTGGGGTTTCTGGGGTCGCGTGGGCGACTGGTCAGCCTCGCCACCGGGCGCGAGGTCACGCCGCCCGCGTACCTGAGCGGCTCGGCAGGTACGCTGGGCTTCAGCATGGACGGCCGCCGGGTGCTCGTGCGCGGGCTGGCGACCGACGGGCTGGGCCGCGACTGGCTGGAACTGCGCGACGCCTCCTCGGGCCGCACGGTGGGCACGCTGACCCGCATCGCCGACGGCTACCCCGAGTTCCTCAGCCCCGACGGCACCTCGCTGCTGGGCGGGGACGGCCAGGGCGGCGTGCGGATTCTGCCCATCGCGCCGCGCTGA
- a CDS encoding DUF1304 domain-containing protein gives MTFVAGLLVAAIALLHVYILVLEMFLWTTPRAMKAFGTTPEFAQATRALAANQGLYNGFLAAGLLWGLVTGSAPVQLFFLGCVAVAGVYGALTSNRRILFIQTVPAVLGLLAVLLAS, from the coding sequence GTGACGTTCGTCGCCGGTCTGCTGGTCGCGGCGATCGCGCTGCTGCACGTCTACATCCTGGTGCTGGAGATGTTCCTGTGGACCACCCCGCGCGCCATGAAGGCCTTCGGAACCACCCCCGAATTCGCGCAGGCGACCCGCGCCCTGGCGGCCAACCAGGGGCTCTACAACGGCTTTCTGGCTGCCGGGCTGCTGTGGGGCCTGGTGACCGGGTCGGCCCCTGTCCAGCTGTTTTTCCTGGGCTGCGTGGCGGTCGCCGGGGTGTACGGGGCGCTCACGTCCAACCGGCGCATCCTGTTCATCCAGACGGTGCCGGCGGTCCTGGGCCTCCTGGCCGTCCTGCTGGCCTCCTGA
- a CDS encoding FAD-dependent oxidoreductase, which translates to MTPSSPRILIVGGVAAGMSAASRAQRQNPDARITVYDRGDYVSYGACGLPYVLGGDVDGWDALVARTPGQMRARGIGVRLRHEVTGLDPAAGTLTVLDRDAGRTLTEPYDRLLLATGVSALRPDWAQTGLGGVHVLREIPDGQAIEASLKGASRAVVVGGGYIGIELTEALRSRGLSVVMLEKAPEIAGRGLDTGNQRRVREELERNGVDVRCGTSVEGLTGRDGRVTGVQTSGGLVRADLVIVAVGVRPNVGLAKAAGVRLGKTGAVAVNIRQETNVAGIYAAGDNTETIHRVTRRKVHIPLGLTANRMGRIAGVNMAGGDATFPGIVGTSIFKFFGLGAARTGLTQAEADALGLKALSVDVKSTDHAGYYKDAQPIHVRLTGEVGTGRLLGAQLIGCRESIKRVDVVAALLGQRADVQALFDADLAYAPPFSGVWDVLLVAADKLKREL; encoded by the coding sequence ATGACCCCTTCCTCGCCGCGAATCCTGATCGTCGGGGGTGTGGCCGCCGGCATGAGCGCGGCGAGCCGTGCCCAGCGCCAGAACCCGGACGCCCGCATCACCGTGTACGACCGGGGCGACTACGTGAGCTACGGGGCCTGCGGCCTGCCCTACGTGCTGGGCGGCGACGTGGACGGCTGGGACGCCCTGGTCGCCCGTACCCCCGGGCAGATGCGCGCGCGCGGCATCGGGGTGCGGCTGCGCCACGAGGTGACGGGCCTGGACCCGGCGGCGGGCACGCTGACCGTGCTGGACCGGGACGCCGGGCGCACCCTCACCGAGCCCTACGACCGGCTGCTGCTCGCCACGGGCGTCTCGGCGCTGCGGCCCGACTGGGCACAGACCGGTCTGGGCGGCGTACACGTGCTGCGTGAGATTCCCGACGGACAGGCCATCGAGGCGAGCCTGAAGGGGGCCTCGCGGGCCGTGGTGGTCGGCGGCGGGTACATCGGCATCGAGCTGACCGAGGCGCTGCGCTCGCGCGGCCTGAGCGTGGTCATGCTGGAAAAGGCCCCCGAGATCGCCGGGCGCGGCCTGGACACCGGCAACCAGCGCCGCGTGCGTGAGGAGCTGGAGCGCAACGGCGTGGACGTGCGCTGCGGCACCAGCGTCGAGGGCCTGACGGGCCGGGACGGCCGCGTGACCGGCGTGCAGACCAGCGGCGGCCTCGTGCGCGCCGATCTCGTGATCGTGGCGGTGGGCGTGCGGCCCAACGTCGGGCTGGCGAAGGCGGCCGGCGTGCGCCTGGGCAAGACCGGCGCGGTCGCCGTGAACATCCGCCAGGAGACGAACGTGGCGGGCATCTATGCGGCGGGCGACAACACCGAGACCATCCACCGGGTCACGCGGCGCAAGGTCCACATTCCGCTGGGCCTGACCGCCAACCGCATGGGCCGCATCGCGGGCGTGAACATGGCGGGCGGCGACGCGACCTTTCCGGGCATCGTGGGCACGTCCATCTTCAAGTTCTTCGGGCTGGGCGCGGCCCGCACCGGACTCACGCAGGCCGAGGCCGACGCCCTGGGCCTGAAGGCGCTCTCGGTGGACGTCAAGAGCACCGACCACGCCGGTTACTACAAGGACGCCCAGCCCATCCACGTGCGCCTGACCGGCGAAGTGGGGACGGGACGGCTGCTGGGCGCGCAGCTCATCGGCTGCCGCGAAAGCATCAAGCGGGTGGACGTGGTCGCGGCCCTGCTGGGTCAGCGCGCCGACGTGCAGGCCCTTTTCGACGCCGACCTCGCCTACGCGCCGCCCTTTTCGGGGGTGTGGGACGTGCTGCTCGTGGCGGCCGACAAGCTCAAGCGCGAGCTGTAA
- the serA gene encoding phosphoglycerate dehydrogenase: protein MTAALSATPTEARTAPLRVLICDEMNPGNLTHEGFEIDYEGNLERAETLRRLPEYDALITRSRTKVDRELIDAAGPRLKVIGRGGVGVDNIDLDYASLRGLLVLNAPESNNVSAAELAVMHLMAAARGLTRSDSKTRAGQWDRKFLGVELKDKTLGIVGLGRIGSIVADRAQGLRLKVVAFDPYVPASKFERQGVERAETLDDLLARVDFLTVHTPLTEETQGMVGERELALLRPGAIVVNAARGGIVEERALVAALESGHLFAAGVDVFVDEPPTPDHHFLRAPNLGITAHLGANTFEAQERVGAEIVSRVLDALHGDVSKGAVNAPALDAKTLGALGGYLKLGEKLGRILAQLLPGAHDIELTFRGEFPADPAPVVTAALVGYLSGSTDEKPNLINARALAKERGLNIAVREEGDSPDYQTEVIVKVTAHGPDKDRTRTVGGTVFGRSPRLTRLRDFRVELEPEGYILIASNEDKPGAVAKLSNLLGTWGVNIAGMALGRAEKGGQALFTLTLDDGLTPEQLQAIRDLDVIESAYLVRA, encoded by the coding sequence ATGACAGCCGCCCTTTCCGCCACGCCGACAGAGGCCCGGACCGCGCCGCTGCGCGTGCTGATCTGCGACGAGATGAACCCCGGCAACCTGACGCACGAGGGCTTCGAGATCGACTACGAGGGCAACCTGGAGCGCGCCGAGACGCTGCGCCGCCTGCCCGAATACGACGCCCTGATCACCCGCAGCCGCACCAAGGTGGACCGCGAACTGATTGACGCCGCCGGGCCGCGCCTCAAGGTGATCGGGCGTGGCGGCGTGGGCGTGGACAACATCGACCTCGACTACGCGAGCCTGCGGGGCCTGCTCGTCCTGAACGCGCCCGAGAGCAACAACGTCTCGGCCGCCGAACTGGCCGTCATGCACCTGATGGCCGCCGCGCGCGGCCTGACCCGCAGCGACAGCAAGACCCGCGCCGGGCAGTGGGACCGCAAGTTCCTGGGGGTCGAACTCAAGGACAAGACGCTGGGGATCGTGGGGCTGGGGCGGATCGGCTCCATCGTGGCCGACCGCGCCCAGGGCCTGCGCCTGAAGGTGGTGGCCTTCGATCCCTATGTGCCGGCCAGCAAGTTCGAGCGCCAGGGGGTCGAGCGCGCGGAGACGCTCGACGACCTGCTCGCGCGGGTGGACTTCCTGACGGTCCACACCCCCCTGACCGAGGAGACGCAGGGCATGGTCGGCGAGCGCGAACTGGCGCTGCTGCGGCCCGGCGCGATCGTCGTGAACGCGGCGCGCGGGGGCATCGTCGAGGAGCGGGCGCTGGTGGCCGCGCTGGAATCGGGGCATCTCTTCGCCGCCGGGGTCGACGTGTTCGTGGACGAGCCGCCCACCCCCGACCATCATTTCCTGCGCGCGCCCAACCTGGGCATCACGGCGCACCTGGGGGCCAACACCTTCGAGGCCCAGGAGCGGGTGGGGGCCGAGATCGTCTCGCGCGTGCTCGACGCCCTGCACGGCGACGTGAGCAAGGGCGCGGTGAACGCCCCGGCCCTCGACGCCAAGACGCTCGGCGCCCTGGGCGGTTACCTCAAGCTGGGCGAGAAGCTCGGGCGCATCCTGGCGCAGCTGCTGCCCGGCGCGCACGACATCGAACTGACCTTCCGGGGCGAGTTCCCGGCCGACCCCGCCCCGGTGGTCACGGCGGCGCTCGTGGGCTACCTGTCGGGCAGCACCGACGAGAAGCCCAACCTCATCAACGCCCGCGCGCTGGCGAAGGAACGCGGCCTGAACATCGCGGTGCGCGAGGAGGGTGACAGCCCCGACTACCAGACCGAGGTGATCGTCAAGGTGACGGCCCACGGCCCCGACAAGGACCGCACGCGCACGGTGGGGGGCACGGTCTTCGGCCGCAGCCCGCGCCTGACCCGCCTGCGCGACTTCCGCGTCGAGCTGGAACCCGAGGGCTACATCCTGATTGCCAGCAACGAGGACAAGCCGGGCGCCGTCGCCAAGCTCAGCAACCTGCTGGGCACCTGGGGCGTGAACATCGCCGGGATGGCCCTGGGCCGCGCCGAGAAGGGCGGACAGGCGCTGTTCACCCTGACCCTCGACGACGGCCTGACCCCCGAACAGCTCCAGGCCATCCGCGACCTCGACGTGATCGAGTCGGCGTACCTGGTCCGGGCCTGA